In Eremothecium gossypii ATCC 10895 chromosome V, complete sequence, the genomic stretch CTCTACTAATAATGACGATGACTTATTCAAATGTGCGATGAGCCCGTTCAAGCACATGTTATATTGGCTAAGATTGAGTGATGAGGATTTATTAGCGTCTTGTGTTAACCTAATCGTCTCTGCTGCGGACTTGTCGAAGGAAAAGAACTTCACGTTCGATGATTCATTAGTTTCTGAGATGGCTTGTTATGCCAGCAAATCCCGAAAATACCTTAACAAACTCACTAGCCAACAGTCAAATTTACTGCTTTCTAGGGCCAAGTATTTCAATGAGAAATTGACGGAAACCATCATACAAGATGCGGATAAGTACCATAAAGAAAAAGAACAAGCGAAGAAAGATAGTTCTCCAGATGTTATCGTATCATCATCTCATAGCGTAACACAAATGGCGCAACCTCAGCAAAGGGTAGATTATCTACAACGTAAGGCAGTTGCGTCGTCTATCACTGGCCGTCCAAAGGTTCAGAGCTCAATAACATCTTTTGGTGTGCTCAAACGTGGTTTTGTTTCTGCTCCGTCTATACCCCCAAAACCACTATCTAAGATGGAGCTTGAAAGGAGAAAACTTCTGGCAGATCGTGTAGTGCATCCCCCTAGCCAAAATGTCTTTAATCCTAGGTCAAAAAAACAGCTGAAAGGACATGAAGACGGTGATAGTAGCAGTGAAAATAGTGATATCGACGATGCTAATGAGTTATTTGCTATTGCAAAACCTAAGCAAAGATCTACCCCAGTATTATTAGATATCAATGGAAAAGAAGTACGTCCTCAGAAATCTAAGATTGATATAAAGAAGCAGGAAGAAGAGTTTATGCGCAAGAGATTAAATGTTGACTTGAATCCATTTTATGATCAGGTTCTGCGCTGGGATTACACGAAGAAGGACGAATACCCAGATGATGGTACTTCGGAGAAGTACAAAGATGTTGCAGACCAGTTTAGTTCACCAGAAGAATACCAGGCAGTAATGGAACCACTATTACTATTGGAATGTTGGCAAGGTATGTGTGCTGCTCGTGATAGAGAAGTTCATAAAGCCTTTAGCTTTATCGTTGGGAATAGAACAGTAGTCTCTGATTTCTATGAGGTTTACGCAGCCATCAGTAAGAAGGTGGTCCAACAAGCTGATATTAATGAAGCGGATATGATAGTCTTGGGATATTTCCCTGACATCAATCCAAATAAAACGCTAACCAACGACGATTTTAAAAGAGCACAACACACCTGCTTTGCGAAGGTTCGTGGAATTAAAAATGCAAAAGGTGATAATATGGATCTAACTTTAAGAATTCATCGTAGTCATAAATTTGCTAATTTTTTGACTCTGCGGACAGAAATACACGCTGTTAAAGTGATGCAAATGACTACTGTTGAAAGAGAATATACCTCTTTGAAGGGCCTTCCATTTTACGACTTAGTTGGTCAGATTTTAACTGCCAGTCCCACGGATGACATTCCACTTGAACAGTCAGAAGTCGAGGCCGTACAGCGAAACTATAAGCTAAATACATCCCAAGCGAAGGCCGTGATTTCTTCAGTGAAGAAACTGGGCTTCTCTCTTATCCAGGGACCCCCTGGTACTGGTAAGACTAAGACTATTCTTGGTGTCGTCGGCTTTTTCCTAACTACCGCAAAAGCACTACCATCAAATGTTATCAGAAATCCCACAGAATCGAACGCTACCTCTACTGAGATGTTACTACAGAAACAAAAAGTTCTGATATGTGCACCCAGTAATGCAGCCGTTGACGAGCTTGTGTTGCGTCTGAGAGAAGGTTTGGTCGATACTGACGGCAAGTTGTTCAAACCAAAATTAGTGCGGATTGGTAAATCAGATGCAGTTAACGCTGCTATCAGAGACCTAACGTTGGAAGAGCTGGTTGACAAGCGAGCTTTGAATCAGTCGTACGAAATAAATCACGATCCGAACTTAGATCAGAGTTTTCATGACGCCGTAGCGGAGAGGAGAAAGCTCAGGGATATGATGAATAAAGAGGATGGTTCGCCGACTAGTAAACTCTCAACTGATGAGATATCTAAGATACAGCTAAAGTTGAGGGACTTGAGCAAGAAGATTAATGAGCTAGGTAAGCAGCGCGATGAGCTGAGGGAAAGGAATGCGGTGAATTATAGAAATAGAGAATTGAATAAGAGGAAAGCTCAGGCACGCATCCTTGCAGAAAGCGATATCATATGTTCCACATTGTCGGGATCCGCCCACGATGTTTTGGCTTCCTTGGGTGTCAAATTCGATACAGTGATCGTGGACGAAGCATGTCAATGTACTGAACTATCCAGTATTATTCCTCTAAGATATGGCGGAAAGAGATGCATTATGGTCGGTGATCCAAATCAATTGCCTCCGACCGTATTATCCGGCGCAGCCAGTAACTTCAAGTATAACCAGTCGCTGTTTGTGAGAATGGAGAAAAACTGCAAGCCCCACTTGCTGGACGTGCAGTACCGTATGCATTCAATGATTAGCGCATTCCCTTCTTTAGAATTCTATGATGGGAGATTAAAAAATGGTCCGAACATGGATCAGGTGAACACCCGGCCATGGCACGAGTCTCAGCCATTTGGACCCTACAGGTTTTTTGACATTATCACGGGTAAGCAGCAGCAAAATGCGAAAACCATGTCTTATGTCAATTATGATGAATGCCAAGTTTCCATTGAGATGATCGACAAATTGCTGAGTCAATACGAAAAGAAGGTAGACTTTTCAGGAAAAATTGGTATCATTTCGCCGTACAGAGAGCAGATGCAGATGATGAAGCGAGCATTTCGGAGCTATTTTGGCGGAACCATATTCAAGTATATTGACTTCAACACTATTGATGGATTCCAGGGACAGGAGAAGGAGATCATCATTATTTCCTGCGTTCGTGCCGACGATTCGAAGGGCGGGGTCGGTTTCTTGAAGGATTTCAGGCGTATGAATGTTGCTCTCACCAGAGCAAAGGCCAGTCTCTGGATCCTGGGTCACCATAAATCTTTATACAAGAACAAGCTATGGATGCATTTGATTTCAGATGCGAAAGGGCGTGACTGCCTCCAAATGGCATGTCCGGGCTTCCTTGATCCACGGAACAGAGCCGCCCAGGATGCTCTTCATAGGTTCAAAAATCACCATAATTATATCGAGAACGCAGATGATTATGGGCCTGAACCGGTGATGACTAAATCAAGAGGACGCAATAGATCATCCAGAAAACGCAAACATATGGAAGATAATCCAGATGATAACTACGATCCCGTTGCTGAATTCAAGAAGGAAAATCAAAGAGAAAGCAACACAGGCACCGGTGGTTACCGTGCGGATACATCTAACCACAGATTGGCACCTGCTAGGAACGATAGCAAGAAGGCCAAGACGTGCTCCAATGCCGCCGGTATTTCCGAGGCTACTTCAGAGGATGGTGATCGAGGTCAGAAAGGACATGGAACTAAGAAGAAGTCTTCCATATTCGGGAATTTTATGCCCCCAGTTGATGACGCGACCCCTGCTGCCCATGTGTACGACCCTAAGGAACGCAAGCCCAAGAATGCTGCATCCGCTAAGCGGCTGGCCTTGGGAGCAGAAGGCGGGACAAAATCAGCCAGGCATATTAGTTTTTCAGAAAATGTGTCGTTTATTGATTCAAAAGAATCGTCAAAGGACTGATTCACTTGTATTTTAGTACTGGATACTGCATGTAGTTAGAGCATTCAATATATCTGTTGAAGTGATGTACAAATTTATACTGATTTTTTATTAGTGGCCATCGAGCTCGAGGGCACAATGCTTTTCGTGAGCCCCACCTTCGGGGGAGACGTGCTATTAACCAGGAAGCCAGCTCCCGTGTTCACCGGAACAAGCTTGTCCGTAATTGACTTCTGTTTGGAAAAGGGTAACTGGTCGTTCGCCTTCTCGAGGGCCGCAATTTCATCCCGAATGCAGGTCAGAACGTCTGGATAGCTCTCCTCGTAGTGCAGCGACTTTATCTGTGTGATGGCGTCGGTTATCAACCGCCGCAACTCCACCGGGTCGACCTTCGCGGCCGTCGCAAATCGCGTGCGTATCCGGTCCTCCAAGTCCTCCACGAGCGTGGTGACCTCCTTCCACACCTCCTGCTGTGACTTGAGCAACTGTGTCTCTTGCTTGTGCTCCGAAAGCATCGCCTTGAGCGCGCTCTTGCGGACATGTAGAAACTCTTCCATCTGGGCTTTCATGCTCTCCAGGTCCGCGGCGGGCCGCCGGCCCAGGCCCAGCGGCTCGCGCTCCCGCGCCGGAAGCTTGAGTAACCCGATCTTGCGGAAAATGTGTTCCTGCGACCGGCGCACGCCCtcgagctcgcgctcgaCCGCGAGCTTCTGCGCCCGCACGAACGCCTCCAGCTTCGCGAGCTCGGCCTTGATGAATGTCTGGTCCTTGCGGAAGCTCTTCAAGAGCCCCTCGGCCTGGCTGATCTCGCGCGACaccgccgcctgcgccagGCGAAGCACCGCCACGTGCCCGagcgcctgctgccgcgAGAGCCTCGGCAACGCGTCCGGCTCTTTTCCCAGCCCCGTGTTGTCCACCCCCATGCTCTCTATGTACGCGTTGAGGTGCCGCTGGTGCCCGCCGTGGACCGTAAACACCCCGCCGCTGTCAtcgcccgcgcccgcgggcACTGCCGCCTCCCACGCTTGCCGCTCTTCGCCGAGCTGCCGCTCCTTCGCCAGCAAGGCCGCGAGCTTGCTTTCGTACCGCTCCAACGACCCGAGCGCCTTGCGGAAGCCTCCGTCCTGCTCCGTCAGCCATGTGTTGAGCCGGCACAAGTCCTTGAGACATATGTGGATGTTTTTGCGCAACTGCTGGAGAGAGAGGTTCCGCGGGctctcctcctcgtcgaaCAACGCAGCCCGGTGCATCTCCGTGAGCCGGTGGCAGTACTGCAGGATCGTCTCCCGCTTCTCGAGTATCCGCTCGTGGTTCATCCGTCTCCCGTGCCCTGGCTACTGTGCAGTGGCCGTGAGTCTCCGCGTGTGACAAGCCCATATACACTCCGGTCACATGACCATCCGTAGCACGGCCTGCGCCTTACGGCAAGGCGATGGCCCGGTAGCCGACGACCAGTGTCGTCTTGTACGCCATAAAAGCAAGGAGCtgcctgctgctgcaccggTCGCGACGCACCGCACATACGCGCAATGGAAACCGACCCGCTAATCGCACGTCCGTCGCCGACAGCCGGCGACGGCGACCAAGACACCCCGCGCCGGGCCCGGTGCCAGCTCGCCAGGTGCGGACTCGCGCTCGGGCTGTGGGCGCTctacctgctgctgctcggcAGCTGCCTGACGCGCGCGTACGAGCTGTCGGATCTCGAAAACCTGGAATCCGATTACTACAGCTACGTGCTGGATGTGAACTTCGCGCTGCTGAGCGCCATGAGCGCGACCGGCCTCGCGATGGGCGCCGTGAGCGGCTCCCTCGGGAGCGCGCCGGTGCTCGCGCAGTGGCCGGCAGCGATCTGGGCCGTGCGCTTCctgcgcgccgcgggcTATGTCGCGATAGTCCTAATCCTGCCGTTCCTGTCCGTCGTCGCATTCCTGCAGCCGCTCTgcgagcgcgcgctggcgctgtTCCCGTTTGTGCGCGCGTGGGGCATGGACGGCGTGTTCAACTTCCTGCTGCTCTCCGCCGTGCTCTGGACTGTATTCCTGGCCGTTCGCCTGCTCCGCGCCGTCTACAGACTGCTGCGCTGGCTGGTCGGTCTTTTGGTCCGCCTGGCacgcctgctgctgcgagGCGCCCGTCGGACGCCTGCGGCGGCCCCCGAGGAGCCCGTCTAGCGTGCGCGCGTTCTAGGCCCCTGACAGCTCCTACCTGGTGCTGGCCGCCGGTAGGGCTCGCATCGTGCGGCGCAGGCCCATTGCTTTTTGGCCCCCGCTGGATCATCGTTTCTTTTACGTGAAAAGTTTGCAGCGATGAGCTGCAGTATAAATAGGTTTTCTAGATGCGCCAAATCCCAGCTGGGTTTACCGGCGTCTGTTCGGGATAGTTACTTGATGGATGGGTCAACTTGAGAGCTTGGGTTTAGTGTTGACTCCTTCTCTTCATAGCACGCCGAACAAAGCGCAATGACTTACAGAGACGCAGCCACGGCACTGGAGCACCTGGCGACGTACGCCGAGAAGGACGGGCTGTCCGTGGAGCAGTTGATGGACTCCAAGACGCGGGGCGGGTTGACGTACAACGACTTCCTGGTCTTGCCGGGCAAGATCGACTTCCCATCGTCGGAGGTGGTGCTGTCGTCGCGCCTGACCAAGAAGATCACCTTGAACGCGCCGTTTGTGTCGTCGCCGATGGACACGGTGACGGAGGCCGACATGGCGATCCACATGGCGCTCCTGGGCGGCATCGGGATCATCCACCACAACTGCACTGCGGAGGAGCAGGCGGAGATGGTGCGCCGGGTCAAGAAGTACGAAAACGGGTTCATCAACGCCCCCGTGGTCGTGGGGCCGGACGCGACGGTGGCGGACGTGCGCCGGATGAAGAACGAGTTTGGGTTTGCAGGATTTCCTGTGACAGGTATGTTAGAGTGGCACGCGGGGCTGCACGCTGGGATGATGATCATAAATCAATAACTTTCGTTCTACTGACTGCGATCAAACGATCGTGTAGACACCTTTTACTCTGACCGCAGACGTGCAGCGCCTTTTTGGCAGGAACATGTACTAACACATCAGCAGATGATGGCAAGCCGACCGGGAAGCTGCAGGGGATCATCACGTCCCGTGACATCCAGTTTGTCGAGGACGAGACCCTGCTTGTGTCTGAGATCATGACCAAGGACGTCATCACTGGGAAGCAGGGCATCAACCTCGAGGAGGCGAACCAGATCCTGAAGAACACCAAGAAGGGCAAGCTGCCAATTGTGGACGAGGCGGGCTGCCTGGTGTCCATGCTTTCGAGAACTGACTTGATGAAGAACCAGTCCTACCCATTGGCCTCCAAGTCTGCCGACACCAAGCAGCTGCTCTGTGGTGCTGCGATCGGCACCATCGACGCGGACAGGCAGAGACTGGCGATGCTGGTCGAGGCCGGTCTGGACGTTGTTGTGCTAGACTCCTCGCAGGGTAACTCGGTCTTCCAGATCAACATGATCAAGTGGATCAAGGAGACCTTCCCAGACCTGCAGGTCATTGCTGGCAACGTGGTCACCAGAGAGCAGGCTGCCAGCTTGATCCACGCCGGCGCAGACGGGTTGCGTATCGGTATGGGCTCTGGCTCCATCTGTATCACTCAGGAGGTGATGGCCTGTGGTAGACCACAGGGTACCGCTGTCTACAACGTCACGCAGTTCGCCAACCAGTTTGGTGTGCCATGTATTGCTGACGGTGGTGTCCAGAACATCGGGCACATTACCAAAGCTATCGCTCTTGGCGCGTCCACCGTCATGATGGGCGGTATGCTGGCAGGCACTACAGAGTCTCCAGGCGAGTACTTCTTCAGGGACGGGAAGAGACTGAAGACCTACAGAGGTATGGGCTCCATCGACGCCATGCAAAAGACTGATGTCAAGGGTAACGCCGCTACCTCCCGTTACTTCTCTGAGTCTGACAAGGTTCTGGTCGCTCAGGGTGTTACTGGTTCTGTGATCGACAAGGGCTCCATCAAGAAGTACATTCCATATCTGTACAATGGTCTACAGCACTCGTGCCAGGATATCGGTGTGCGCTCTCTAGTGGAGTTCAGAGAGAAGGTGGACTCTGGCTCGGTCAGATTTGAGTTCAGAACTCCATCTGCCCAGTTGGAGGGTGGTGTGCACAACTTGCACTCCTACGAGAAGCGCCTATTTGACTGAGTGCCACTAGGCCCACACTATAGAAGTGGATCCGGGCGCGATGGCACCCATACTTTTATATTATGTTGATTGATGTACGTAAACGATAGATATAATAACAGACGCGGCATCTCATTTGTATGCAATATATCTGGAACATGGTTATGCGTACTCAACTGTATGTACTACTTTATATACACAGCTCTGGGACACTTGGTGAGATATATGTTTCATTATGTATGCCTCGCTATCGAAAGGTCTGGCATTATGGGCTACTGGGTCTAAGAGTCATGGCTTATGAGTATTTATTTATTTATTTCTCTTCCTTTTCATTAAACTCCTCGAGCTTCTTTCTGTAATACTGCTCTCTAGACTTCTCCACATCTGCTAATGATGGTGGAAGTCGTTCGTTTTCCAAATCCGCTCTACGAGCGCGCTCGAAGTTAGACAGCGCCTCGTTCAGACCTTCAGACCCGCGTGACAGCGCTCCACGAGGCAGCACGCCAGAATTCATTGTTTTTAGGTACTGCACCTTATCGCTCTCTTCTCTCAACACGCTATACATTCGGGAAACCTTGGCAATCGCCAATATTTTACTGCGTAGTGCACGCCGTTTTGCATCATCGTCCAGAATAGACCGTTTTTTCTTCGATTTCTTGGAGCCAGGTATAACAGTTACAACCTGCTCAGTGTTTTTGGACTTCAATGTAGCACCTAAGTCCTCCCTTATAACAAAAGTCTCTTCCTCCAATTCTTCTTCAGTACAAATGTTTAATATCGAAACCAACATTTCAGTCACTTTCTCGCCAACAAATGGCAAAGACCAGGTGAATACGTCCATGAAATTCGGTAACCAATACGGATGCTGTGACATGTTAAATTGTCTAATGTTCATAACGTTATCCGAGTATTTTAGGACCGCGGCCTTGTTCTTGTAAGTGTCCAAGTAGTTGGGTGCGCTGAACAACGTAAGTAAACTAGGAAAGCCCAGATTCTTGGTATTCTTGTACATTCTGTAGCCCTGATCTTGGGCTTCGTGGGCCCTAATTATCGAGAGAAGGCCAGTTCGCTGCAAGAACTCACAAGATGCCTTGTAAGAAAATGCAAAGGAGCAACCTCTGATAATATTCGGCGTATAGGCCAGAGTACTTGGATCGTCTGCATCCTCGTCGTACGTCTCGCTTGGATCAGCCCACAACAAGTCGCACATCAAGCCCCTGGAAGGGATTTCCCTGAATCTGTTGATCCTGTTGACATCCTCGACCGTCTTTAGCTCGGGAGAAATACCCCCATGAACACAAAAGTATTGCCCATTCATCACAGCAGCTAAAGGCAACGCGTTAAATGAGTGGCAACACAGGTCGTAAATCCGCAGATTGTACTTATGAAGACATTCGGTTTTGAAGGTGAAGTACGACGTTAAATGTTTGCATTCGTGGTTTCCCCGTAGCATCCAAAAATGGTCAGGATAATTGATCTTCAAGCTGTACAAGTAGAGAAGACATTCAAAGGAAAACGAGCCACGATCCACATAGTCTCCTAAAAAGAGATAAGGCGTCGTCTTGGGATCACCTCCCACCTCAAATAGCTTCAACAGATCGTAGTATTGTCCGTGAAGGTCGCCGCATATGGTGATGGGGGCCGACACCTGTAGCAAGTTCGGCTCGCGAGAGAGAATATCTGTGGCCATCTCTAAAATCCGCACCGCTTGTTCTTCACTTAAGCGGCCTTCTTTCCGGAAGTGTTCCCGCAAAAACTCATGGTTCGGCAAACCGTCGGCATCAAACAACTCCTCATCAGTGGGTAACCTCTTTGCCACAGGCGGTACCGACTTCACAACCCGCTTCTTAGTCGATACCTTGGTCCCATCCTCGAGTGTATAGATGGACAAGCTCTTCTTGCGCCCGGTTCCGTCTTGTGGCTTTGACTCGATAACATTCAAGGCCGCATTTATCTTCCTTGTGTTCTCGTGCGCCTCATGGAGAAGGTCTGATGACGGCATCTCCTGCTTGCTGCTAGATTGCTGCTCCCGATCGCCGCTCCAAGATAGCCTAACCATCTTTTGATCAGCTTGAGAATTTAATTTGCCTTTTATAGATTTCTCGACGGGGGAGTGATATTTGACAAGTTGGTATCTTTAAGGCTTTTTGACTCGGAGGCCAGACGGAATTGGGAGAAAATGACAATagtggtcacgtgatcaacCAAGATAGATGACAGAAGTGCTTGTATCATGGATCTGGTGTAATCAGCTCGAGCATTATCCCTTCTGGCACTGCTGCGCGCTTCTGTGTATTATCGCGTTTGAGCCTTGCAGCGATAGGAATGTCAACTGAAAAATTTGGGCGATGCCCTAGCACCAGCTCGAGAGAAGACAAGGAAGGGCACAGGATGACCACCCATATAGATGTCACGGATTATGTGGAGGCTGAGACGGGGCGTGGCAGCCTGCAGTTTTCAGATGAGAAGCAACAGGCTCGCTTTGCGCTGGGCGTTTGCATGTATGTCTACCGTTGGGATGCTCTGAGTATTGCGGTTGAGAACAACTGGGGTGGCCCGCAATCTGCAGAGAAACGTGACTGGGTGAGTTCTATTTTGTTAGATCTATTTAAGAATGAGCGGATAGTGGACGTGACTCTGATCGAAGAGACTCTACTGTTCGCTATGGCGGATGAGTTCGAGACGAACGTGGAGGACGATTCGGCACTCCCCATAGCAGCCGGGATAATCAACTTATACCGCCAGTGCGAAGCTGGAAATTACAATGAGGTGGACCAGATGTATGCTCAGTGGCAGGCGAATAAGCAGAACCAGACGAGCCGGAAGGTGCAGGTAGTTGCCGACCCACATAATCCCGACATTTCAGAGTCGGAAGACGACGACAACTGCGACGAGGAGGATGAGGAAATGGGCGATGCTGATGAGGGAGAGGCCCAAGCGCGCCCTGTGCCAGAATTGGATGAGGACGGCTTTGAAATAGTAAAGAAGTCTGGTCGGAGAAGGCACTAAATGACGGCCTATGCGTTGGTGCGTTCAAGTATATAGGTTATTTCTTTATAAATATCATTTGTACGATGCAAGCATGGTGGGCTTTGTCGGGAGCAAAGATTGTTGTCCAGACAGAGAGCGCCGCTGTGCTCTGATGCGTGTATCCGCTGGACTATGGCCCCTATTATCGGCTGCAGAACCACAATAGTAATCTGAGCTATTTAATGTCGCGGATGTGTTGAGTCGCAAACTGCGGAAGAAAGAACCAGTCATTTCCATCAGGGAGAATTCCTCCTTTATCTCCACTTTCACCTTGAACATGGTAATCCGTGTACCCACCCATATGTTAGGCCTCAAAAGTCCGACATCTGGCACAAATTGCCTAGATTGGGATCTTGTACCTGAATCAGCAGTGCCATTATCTCTATCACTGCCGGCTACGCCTCTTGAAAAATTCAGCCAGCCCATTCTAAAGACGGATGAAGCACCGTTGCTGGTGTAGTTGCTGCTTGTCTGGCTTTCTTTGCTACTGATGTCTCTGGAAGATGCTGCTGAGTGCCATGATGGCCTTCCCAAATTTGGACTAGCGGCATTTGCACCATTGGGTGGATAATCGCTGCCTAACGATGAGTTCACAACGGAACTAGCGCTATCTGCGCGCGAAGTATTATAATTGGCAGTACTATTATCCAGACTACTCCGAGATGTTAGATTATGTTGCTTGTATGCGGCCTTATCCACAGCCGACAGAGAATAAGGATGGCTATGAGCGGTAAAAATATTACCCCAGATGACAGAAAGATACCATCTCGAAGCAGTTGAGTTTTCGTCCCAATCGAGTTTTAAAGTTTCATAGTTGCCATCCATGGCCTTAATTTCTGGGGTCAGAGAAGTTTCTATAGTGTGCAAAAATTCCTGCTCCCAGTCGCCAATTTTCTTTAGCAAATCATAATACTGATTCGTCTTGATCTCGGCTATTTGGGGGAATTGACCGTTCACGACACGAACTACTTGCATTAGCTGACTCAAAGTCGCAGCGCCTAGCCAACCCTTGTGTAGAGGCGTGTGCAGCTTCGTCTTCCACTTGCCCCTCAAGGTTAACCCCAGCGGCCAAGTAGGTCTTAGACTCAAGTATAGTTTTGTATCCTTCATAGTCAAATCACGATCATAGTCCAAATGCTCATAAACTTTCGCAGATTTATTGTTCGCGAGAGAAATGCCTGCTGGTCCAGCCCATGTAGGACCAAAATTATTCGCGTCATCTAAGTCATTTTCGTCATCACTACCGCTGTAATCATCATTCTCATTGGGGCTAGTTTGATCAGGTACGTCATTTTCAATATAAGGATTGAAATATAAAGCATGATTAGTAAAAACGCGCCTCGAGTCGTTAAGATGTGACATCCTCGGCATAGCCATGTCATCCTCCTTATCCAGCAACTTTCGAGATCTACGATCATCTGGTGAGTATAATTGCCGCAACTGATCTTCTGTGAGGCCATCAGAAAACTCCTTTAATGCATTGTCTAATTGATAGATAATTCGCTCATTCCTGCAAAGAGCAAATAGTAAATTCTTCGAGTCTTGAAAGTAGAATAAGATGTAAGTGAGGATACCGCGCAATAGTAGTGCTAAGTTATCAAGCTTCGCACCCGAAGAGTATGTGTATGACTTGCGTGAAGTCTCACTGTATGACGAAGTGGATAAATAACCCATTGTAGCCATTTTTGATAATAGAAGTAAAAGGTTAGTTGATGCCTGGTAACTTAAGCCAGTCGAATGAGCGGAACGTTTATTTGAAGATAGTAAGCTCAGTTCGTCGCCTGTGAATTCCGACGGAGTCGACAAAAGATTATAAATCAATTCAAACATGTAAGGCTTCAATGGTAATTGGTTCGTAACTTGGGTGATTGCGATGTTCGATAAGTGTATGATTGCGAAATCTCTGTAAGTTGTCAGAGTAATGTTACCAGAAGACAACTTGAAAATATTTGGTATTTTGTTAGTATAATAGTTTAGATTTAACGGGTCCATCATTTTGTATAACACGAGATTCTTGGAGCTCAAATATGTTACAAACCCACCAATAACAGGAATAAGTGTGGTAGAGAACTCCGGTACATCTTGATAGTACTTGAGGTAGAATATGCTCACTAATATTAGCTTGTTCGAGTATTTATCTGCCACATAGTTTTCAAAGGCCCGGTTACATTTCATCAATTCCCATAAGAAAACGAAAGCCTGTAAATTTAGAGAAAAAAGTTCAGTGGTAGCAGAATTAAACGAGCCACTGCTTGAAGTACTGGATGACTGCGGTCTGTAATTGTTTCCCTGAAAACCATTTTGCTTGGCGACACCATTGGCGCCCTGTGCTGAGGCACTTCTGATCGGTACAATCGCAGGGTTATGTGGCCCTTGTTGGCCTGCCGATGATGGTCCGATTCCATTAGAGGTATGCCTGCGATCTACACTGCCCGGTTGTGACCACGTGAACGGATTGGACTCCTGCTCAACAGCAATATCCATGGGACTTTTTATTATCGACGCTAGAGATCTGAGAATTAATTTTAGGTCAAACTCTTTGCTTAGTGACGATAAGTATGCTTTTGGTGTGTGCTCTATAACTTGTTTTACTTGAATGGAGCTCAATGAGTAAACAAAGCTGTTTACTGCTGTGTTCTCCTCTGGTAGTTGGAACCTCAACATTAAATTTAGCATGGAGATACATGCACCTGAGAGAGATTTCCGTAGAAGATTTAGTTGGGAGGTCTTCACCTGTGAACTATAGGTCTGGGGGTTGTAGTGGTTCTCGTCTGTTTCGCTGCAGTACTTGCATAACACGTTCACTAAGGATGAGACTAAGCA encodes the following:
- the SEN1 gene encoding DNA/RNA helicase SEN1 (Syntenic homolog of Saccharomyces cerevisiae YLR430W (SEN1)) — translated: MSGAVSMEELERLALGYKNKIEQVYEGVYHNESDLLTDILHNLIPRLGGDDVHLFCNRHFQPVAVFSLTLFSFQNHPEAVQWLQARLNAPLSRCRECVTQFVKGKSKMIQHFAVNRRIPHAKVGSFNELICMWRAQMVLPLLRDFDACKVSDAVILAMYEILLNPQMLRCSPELKYYYDLAFKGMYETGHELLDHTKEQGINLLVPGVVYSQMYGCPEQSSWATRLLRHFFENEYSITNENVTTELLDEITYHFIQLQLSRSNSSYLSMIGLFWSKMCPFFALMHVDVLKEYFIELKNIKSLRSTTNVHIESVFKVFYHHLIMQVRSKPLDILLRILKLFLEKLGPEFWDLVQPYTFHSAPDTLFNGDFTNCILRLQNNPICKEGPDTWLHPEGSISDLVMWTLPYYRSLSKAYKIQMVRKIAFGFLGVVNSSSFIHSVPKGLLMNAATLLLNQSLKIDEESRALLYSSDGNFETTIFTIADVRNPLNNEATLKTVVDTATNPDALYPGFPTASISNSAIEVLANCVNVDILNLCETTYKLYYGKVPNPKTTHEVKVSTLLITKLVSSLNLRMDATCNSKAAALLGSLRNVNGLLVLKDNGDKHSIQQNHMTQKYLELIIQLIGKCSEIPPRTMSSVLSMKGAIEGFWSCIFSPGQELYQEATNLLYETFDVEGRLEGFQELFNHNLTGNLQAICMVLNQLIKNEFYEPCPRAVRVLMDVINVFTDPVSGMFANYKTLKTAETDASLFAFWKDTWKFLDMIYRVTLRWATKYPYTELENFTKDTLEISNLLMNSYREFADIITRDSTNNDDDLFKCAMSPFKHMLYWLRLSDEDLLASCVNLIVSAADLSKEKNFTFDDSLVSEMACYASKSRKYLNKLTSQQSNLLLSRAKYFNEKLTETIIQDADKYHKEKEQAKKDSSPDVIVSSSHSVTQMAQPQQRVDYLQRKAVASSITGRPKVQSSITSFGVLKRGFVSAPSIPPKPLSKMELERRKLLADRVVHPPSQNVFNPRSKKQLKGHEDGDSSSENSDIDDANELFAIAKPKQRSTPVLLDINGKEVRPQKSKIDIKKQEEEFMRKRLNVDLNPFYDQVLRWDYTKKDEYPDDGTSEKYKDVADQFSSPEEYQAVMEPLLLLECWQGMCAARDREVHKAFSFIVGNRTVVSDFYEVYAAISKKVVQQADINEADMIVLGYFPDINPNKTLTNDDFKRAQHTCFAKVRGIKNAKGDNMDLTLRIHRSHKFANFLTLRTEIHAVKVMQMTTVEREYTSLKGLPFYDLVGQILTASPTDDIPLEQSEVEAVQRNYKLNTSQAKAVISSVKKLGFSLIQGPPGTGKTKTILGVVGFFLTTAKALPSNVIRNPTESNATSTEMLLQKQKVLICAPSNAAVDELVLRLREGLVDTDGKLFKPKLVRIGKSDAVNAAIRDLTLEELVDKRALNQSYEINHDPNLDQSFHDAVAERRKLRDMMNKEDGSPTSKLSTDEISKIQLKLRDLSKKINELGKQRDELRERNAVNYRNRELNKRKAQARILAESDIICSTLSGSAHDVLASLGVKFDTVIVDEACQCTELSSIIPLRYGGKRCIMVGDPNQLPPTVLSGAASNFKYNQSLFVRMEKNCKPHLLDVQYRMHSMISAFPSLEFYDGRLKNGPNMDQVNTRPWHESQPFGPYRFFDIITGKQQQNAKTMSYVNYDECQVSIEMIDKLLSQYEKKVDFSGKIGIISPYREQMQMMKRAFRSYFGGTIFKYIDFNTIDGFQGQEKEIIIISCVRADDSKGGVGFLKDFRRMNVALTRAKASLWILGHHKSLYKNKLWMHLISDAKGRDCLQMACPGFLDPRNRAAQDALHRFKNHHNYIENADDYGPEPVMTKSRGRNRSSRKRKHMEDNPDDNYDPVAEFKKENQRESNTGTGGYRADTSNHRLAPARNDSKKAKTCSNAAGISEATSEDGDRGQKGHGTKKKSSIFGNFMPPVDDATPAAHVYDPKERKPKNAASAKRLALGAEGGTKSARHISFSENVSFIDSKESSKD